In one window of Mytilus trossulus isolate FHL-02 chromosome 7, PNRI_Mtr1.1.1.hap1, whole genome shotgun sequence DNA:
- the LOC134725864 gene encoding uncharacterized protein LOC134725864: protein MSRGVRDLRDLICVSRLTVRDSDEEFISDDDNVTNDFDRLSLGSTDSCDSRNGLGKRFSPDSGCVTNGETPPEVSNSLELPLSTSLDLSVSDSKPKRKRKKRQKALHTVPYRHDLPQKHMPLPPLRPSSSFDVDSSSQPIGVSESPQQTNFDNMMCYMDATVVSAWLSRANESVEKLSNFCNIGDNFVRFAHFWLSDFPGVEKQEIFELENGILTEELSFAFTVGREQRKINYRDVLDLSKAVFREYPGRLLSSKGSHIFLDYLGVLTSGKKEEYKKMLSDVKCSTRNKQYAQWLLAIRSFAIVSCWSAIVNFYRNLIDRLHHSNPISHSSNQDNEDIHHVRLSQAIRLGYVDVVHYYNVSGHVSLKSIDSHDRTTIFTAVMHNQPDVLQYLINRVNPKINVNQAADTGNSPLHAAANNGNTEMVTILVKSPDINVNITNPQCENATAIHLAVMHGHKDVVKLLILANADLSLKMGDLTAVDIARDFGHSELLELFQT from the exons ATGAGTCGTGGTGTAAGGGACTTACGTGACTTAATTTGTGTGTCTCGTTTGACAGTAAGAGATAGTGATGAAGAGTTTATATCAGATGACGATAATGTGACCAATGATTTTGATCGTCTGTCCTTAGGCAGTACAGATTCATGTGATAGCCGTAATGGATTAGGGAAACGTTTTTCTCCCGATTCTGGTTGCGTTACTAATGGAGAAACACCACCTGAAGTGTCCAATTCATTAGAATTACCGTTATCAACTTCATTAGATTTGTCAGTAAGTGACTCGAAACCAAAacgtaaaagaaagaaaaggcAAAAGGCTTTACATACTGTTCCGTATAGACATGATTTGCCACAAAAACATATGCCACTACCACCTTTGCGACCATCCTCCAGTTTTGATGTAGATTCATCATCTCAACCAATTGGTGTCTCAGAATCTCCTCAGCAAACAAACTTTGACAACATGATGTGTTATATGGATGCAACAGTGGTTTCAGCATGGTTAAGCCGTGCCAATGAAAGTGTggaaaaactttcaaatttcTGTAACATTGGTGATAATTTTGTtcgctttgctcatttttggtTGTCTGATTTCCCAGGTGTTGAGAAACAGGAGATATTTGAATTAGAAAATGGAATTCTTACTGAAGAACTTTCTTTTGCTTTTACTGTGGGGCGTGAGCAAAGAAAGATAAATTACAGAGATGTACTAGATTTATCTAAAGCTGTGTTCAGGGAGTACCCAGGTAGGCTGCTCAGTTCAAAGGGATCTCACATATTTCTAGACTACCTTGGAGTTCTTACTTCTGgtaaaaaagaagaatataagaaaatgttgtCTGATGTAAAGTGTTCAACCAGAAATAAACAGTATGCACAGTGGCTACTAGCCATTCGCTCATTTGCTATTGTAAGCTGTTGGTCAGCTATTGTAAACTTCTACCGTAATTTAATAGACCGACTTCACCACAGCAATCCAATATCACACAGCAGTAACCAGGACAATGAAGACATTCATCATGTGAGACTTTCTCAGGCTATTAGATTAGGTTATGTTGATGTTGTACATTATTATAATGTTAGTGGCCATGTTTCTCTAAAGAGCATAGATTCTCATGACAGGACAACCATCTTTACTGCTGTAATGCACAATCAACCTGATGTTCTGCAATACCTTATAAATAGG gTGAACCCAAAAATCAATGTGAACCAAGCAGCTGATACAGGAAACAGTCCACTCCATGCAGCAGCTAACAATGGCAACACAGAAATGGTCACAATACTGGTCAAAAGTCCTGATATCAATGTCAACATTACAAACCCACAGTGTGAAAATGCTACTGCAATACACCTGGCTGTTATGCATG gTCACAAGGATGTAGTTAAGCTGTTAATTCTGGCAAATGCAGACCTCAGTTTAAAGATGGGAGACCTTACCGCTGTGGATATAGCTAGAGATTTTGGACATAGTGAATTACTGGAATTGTTTCAAACTTGA
- the LOC134725865 gene encoding D-erythrulose reductase-like, whose product MEIKFDGKKALVTGAGKGIGRAIAKKLVECGAETYALSRTQSDLDTLKKEVPSINVVQIDLQEWDKTRETIAKIGPVDLLINNAGVAKLAKFTEMKKEDLDYVMDVNFNAVFNVSQVVAKAMVERGEGGSIVNISSAASQDALMDHAAYCPSKAAVDMLTKCMALELGPHKIRVNSVNPTVTWTDMAKMNWSDPAKSEPMRARIPLGKFIGVEDVVNSVIFLLSNKSAMTTGECVRIDGGLGVH is encoded by the exons atggaaataaaatttgatgGAAAGAAAGCTTTAGTGACAGGGGCCGGGAAAg GGATTGGTCGTGCCATTGCTAAGAAATTGGTAGAATGTGGTGCTGAGACTTACGCTCTTAGTCGAACACAGTCTGATCTTGacactttaaaaaaagag GTACCCTCAATCAATGTTGTCCAAATTGACCTTCAAGAATGGGATAAAACAAGGGAGACAATTGCCAAAATAGGACCAGTTGATTTACTCATCAATAATGCTGGTGTAGCAAAGTTGGCGAAGTTTacagaaatgaaaaaagaagatcTGGATTA TGTGATGGATGTGAATTTCAATGCTGTTTTCAATGTATCACAG GTAGTAGCCAAAGCAATGGTTGAGAGAGGAGAAGGAGGAAGCATAGTTAACATATCGAGTGCTGCCTCACAAGATGCGTTGATGGATCATGCTGCTTACTGTCCAAGTAAAGCAGCTGTTGATATGCTTACTAAATGTATGGCCTTGGAACTTGGGCCTCATAAA ATCCGAGTTAATAGTGTTAATCCAACAGTAACATGGACAGATATGGCAAAAATGAACTGGAGTGACCCTGCAAAAAGTGAACCAATGCGGGCTAGGATACCTTTAGGCAAATTCATAG GGGTTGAAGATGTAGTGAACAGTGTAATTTTCCTTCTAAGTAATAAGAGTGCAATGACAACTGGGGAATGTGTTAGAATAGATGGAGGCTTGGGAGTACACTGA
- the LOC134726681 gene encoding L-xylulose reductase-like — MTDCNKSNMNISMTFLLLGIGRAIAKKLVECGVETYALSRTMADLKALKLEIASMHILHIDLQDWNKTREVVTKIGPVDLMINNAAVSRLAKFTEIKQKDIEYVMNVNFSAVFNVSQVVARTMIERGEGGSIVNISSCGAHDALFDHSTYCSSKAALDMLTKCMALELGPHEKESEPELECFKSDLIVPASLMSVGLF, encoded by the exons ATGACTGATTGTAATAAAAGTAATATGAATATATCaatgacatttttattattaG GGATTGGTCGTGCCATAGCCAAGAAATTAGTGGAATGTGGCGTTGAGACGTACGCTCTCAGTAGAACAATGGCAGATCTCAAAGCACTTAAATTAGAA ATAGCCTCAATGCATATTTTGCATATTGATTTACAAGACTGGAATAAAACAAGAGAGGTCGTTACCAAGATTGGACCAGTTGATTTAATGATTAACAATGCTGCTGTATCTAGGTTGGCGAAGTTTACAGAGattaaacaaaaagatataGAATA TGTTATGAATGTCAATTTCAGTGCTGTCTTCAATGTGTCACAG GTAGTAGCTAGAACAATGATTGAAAGAGGTGAAGGGGGAAGCATTGTCAACATATCTAGTTGTGGAGCACATGATGCCTTATTCGATCATTCAACATACTGCTCAAGTAAAGCTGCTCTTGACATGTTGACAAAGTGTATGGCCTTGGAACTTGGACCTCATGAG aaaGAATCTGAACCAGAGCTAGAATGCTTTAAATCCGACTTAATTGTCCCTGCATCACTTATGTCAGTTGGACTATTTTAG